GCAGTTATTCGGCGCCGTTCTGTAATGCCTCCTGTTGCTGAATGACGCTCTGCAACTGCTGTTGCTGACCAATTCCTTTGGCAGATTCAGCCGCAGCTTTTGCTCCCGGTTGTTCAGTTTGAGCATTATAGTCGACTTGGCGCAGCTAACTAACAATCGCAGATTCCATTTTTTAAACAAGGCTTCCAGACGGCAAGGTAAAGTCAAAAGCGAGCATACAATTAAAGAGTTTAAAACTCAGAATGGAGATTTTTATAGAGGCCATTCTTGCTACAATCACCTCCCTCCATATAGTTATCGGTTTATAGGTGAAATGCGCGCTTTATTGCAACGGGTTCTGGAAGCCAAAGTCGTGGTTGAGGGAGAAATCACAGGTGAAATTGAACAAGGTATTCTGGTTTTTCTGGGTATAGGTAAAAATGACAATCTGGAAAAAGGCAAAAAACTGATTGATAAAATATTGAAATATCGTTTTTTTGATGATGAACAAGGCAAAATGGGCTGGAATATCAGTCAGGCCAAAGGTGGTTTACTTCTGGTATCTCAATTTACCTTGATGGCTCAAACCCAGAAAGGTTTGCGTCCGGATTTTGGTCCGGCCATGCCGCCGACTGAAGCAAAAGCTTTGTATGAGCAACTGGTAGAATATGCCCAAAGCCAGTTTGACAATGTACAGACCGGTATTTTTGCGGCAGACATGAAAGTGCATCTGGTCAATGACGGACCAGTGA
The nucleotide sequence above comes from Acinetobacter sp. 10FS3-1. Encoded proteins:
- the dtd gene encoding D-aminoacyl-tRNA deacylase; protein product: MRALLQRVLEAKVVVEGEITGEIEQGILVFLGIGKNDNLEKGKKLIDKILKYRFFDDEQGKMGWNISQAKGGLLLVSQFTLMAQTQKGLRPDFGPAMPPTEAKALYEQLVEYAQSQFDNVQTGIFAADMKVHLVNDGPVTFNLEVE